The Streptomyces noursei ATCC 11455 sequence GCGACAGCAGGCACACCAGCAGCAGCGTTCCCCAGGGGAGCGCGAGCGTGTACTGCGCCACCGCGCCGTTGGCGAGTGCGCCGACCGCCCAGGCGCCGAACACCCCGCCCAGCAGACCCAGGAGCGTGCCGAACGCAGCGATGGTCAGCGACTCCAGTTGGATCATGCGCTGGATGCCTGCGCGGTCCATCCCGATGGCCCGCAGTACGCCGATCTCCCGGGTGCGCTCCGCCACCGACATGGCCAACGTGTTCACGATGCCCAGTGCGGTGATCACCAGGCCGAGGGCGAGCAGCCCGTAGGTCAGGGTCAGCAGGTTGCCGACAGTGCCGGCGGCCTCGTGGACGAGTGCAGCCCGGTCCTGGACCGTCAGCAGCGGGTTGTTGCCCACCGCGGTGCGCAGCCGGTCCTCCAGGGCGCGGGTGGCGGTGCCGTCGTCGGTCCGGATGAGGATCCGCTGCACGGAGCCGGGCGTGAAGCTGTTCTTCTGCACCTCGGTACGGGCCCCCAGCGCGTCGTGGGCGACCGGGTTGTCCTGGTAGACACCGACCACGGTGTACTGCGTGGGCTGCTGGTTGCGTCCCATGTGCCCCTGGATGTGGTCGCCGGTGTGCAGGCCGTGCTCACGGGCGATGGCCTCGGAGAGGGCGATCCGGCCGGGGCCGAGGTCCTTGGCGGAACCGCTGAGGAAGTGGAGCTTGAGGACGGTGTCCGCGGTGGTGGGGTCGATGCCGGAGATCTGCCGGACGTCGCCGCCGATGAAGAGCGTGGAGTCCGCCACGGCTGCGGCGGTGCGCACACCGGTCGTGCCGGCCACTCGGTGCGCGGCGTTCGGATCGATGCTGGTGGTGGGGGTGCGGGTGCTGATCACGTAGTCGGCGGCGAGGCCGTCGGCGGCCTGCCGGTCGAGGGCCTGACCGGTGGAGTTGCCGATGACCGCGAGACCGGCGACCAGCGCGGTGCTGATCATCAGGGCGGAGGCGGTGGCCGCGGTGCGCCGGGGGTCGCGCAGCGCGTTCTCCCGCGCGAGCCGGCCGGTCACGCCGAGGCGGCCGGTCAGTCGGCCGGTGAGCCGGATCACCGGGCCGGCGAGCAGCGGCGCCAGCACGATCATGGCGACGGCCAGGATGCCGCAGCCGAGCAGCGCGCTCTGGAGGTTCTCGACCGAGGCGTCCTTCGCCCCGGTGAGCGAGATCAGCAGCCCGCCGCCGAGGACGAGGAGGGCCAGGCCCACCGCACCGCGGATCCGGGACCGGGCGGGGGACGGCGGCTGCTCGGTGGCGCGCATCGCCTCGACGGGCGCGATGGCCGCCGCCCTGCGGGAGGGCAGCCACGCGGCGAGCACCGTGACGCCCACGCCGACGCCGAGCGCGGCCAGGACCGGGCGCGGGCCGATCACCAGAGGCCCGTCGGGCAGCGTGTCCTGTGCGGTGCTCAGGACGTCGGGCAGTATGGCGGCGATGCCGAGGCCGAGCAGGAATCCGGCGGCCGAGGCGACGAGGCCGAGCAGGGCCGCCTCGGCGAGGACGGAGCGGACGACCTGGCGGCGCGAGGCGCCGATGGCCCGCAGCAGCGCGATCTCACGGGTGCGCCGGGTGACGAGCATCGTGAAGGTGTTGACGATGAGGAACGAGCCGATGAACAGCGCGACCCCGGCGAAGATCAGCGGCAGTTTGGCGTAGCCGCGGGTCACCGTGTCGACGTAGGTGGCCTGTTGGGTGGCCTGGGCGGCGCCGCTGGTGGCCTCGGCCCGGTCGGGCGGGAGGACGGTGCCGACCCGCTCGGCGAGCTGGAACTGGTCGGTGCCGGGCGCGGCGGACAGGTCGATCCCGGTGTAGTGGCCCGGGGAGGCGAACAGCCGCTGGGCGGTGGCCTTGTCGAACAGGGCGAGGGTGCCGCCCGCGGTCACCCGGGTGTCCTGGGTGGTGACGATGCCCACCAGGCGCTTCGTCATCACCGGGCCGTCGGTGGCCAGGGTGATCGGGTCACCGAGGGTGAAGTGCCCGGCCTCGGCGGTGCCGCTGTCCACGGCGAGTTCGTCGGCGTTGCGGGGGGCGTGGCCCTCGACCAGCGGGTACCGACTGTCCCTGCCGTCCTTGCCCGGTACGTAGGCGCCGGCCAGATTCGCCCAGGACTTGCCGGCCCTGAGCGGCGTGCCGTCGGCGGCGTTCAGGGTGGCCGAGCCGTCGACCGACGGTCGCACCGCGGCGGCCCCGGGCACGGCGGCGAGCTTCCTCGCGAGGGCGTCGTCGAGGGCATCGGCGTGCCCGGACGCGGCGGATCCGGGCGCGGGGTCCTTGGGGGTGACGGTGACCGCGACGTCCGCGAAGTTCTTCGATGCGGCGGCGCGGTAGGCGGCCGCGGAGGAGTCGGCGAAGACGAGGGTGCCGGAGACGAAAGCGACACCGAGACAGACCGCCAGGGCGGTCATGACCAGACGGGCCTTGTGCGCGAGGACGTTGCGCAGGGTGGTTCGCAGCATGGGGAGCTTTCGGGAGCGAGGAGGTGCCGGAGCGGTGCGGCGCGGGCGCACCGGGCCCCGGGCGGAGGACGGAGTGTGCCGGGCGGTGCCCGGGACGGCCGGTGTCAGCGGGGGCGGCTGTCCTGGACCTCGAACTGGAGCATCCGGTCCAGTACGGCGCCGGAGGTGGGCGCGGGCAGTTCGTCGACGACCCGGCCGTCGGCGAGGAAGGCCACCCGGTCCGCGTGCGCGGCGGCCACCGGGTCGTGGGTGACCATCACCACCGTCTGCCCCAACTCCCGTACCGAGTCGCGGAGGAAGCCGAGCAGCTCGGCGCCGGACCGGGAGTCGAGGTTCCCGGTCGGTTCGTCGGCGAAGACGATCTCGGGCCGGGAGACCAGCGCGCGTGCCACCGCGACCCGCTGCTGCTGGCCGCCGGAGAGTTCGGCGGGCCGGTGGCCCAGCCGGTCGGCCAGGCCGACGGTGGCGATGACGGTCTCCAGCCAGGCCGGGTCGGGCTGCCGTCCGGCGATCCGCAGCGGCAGCGTGATGTTCTCCAGTGCGGTGAGGGTGGGCAGCAGGTTGAATCCCTGGAAGACGAAGCCGACCTTGTCCCGCCGCAGCGCGGTGAGTTGACGTTCCGTCAGACTTGCGAGTTCGGTGTCGCCGATGCGGGCCGAACCGGAGGTCACCTTGTCCAACCCGGCCAGGCAGTGCATCAGGGTGGACTTGCCGGATCCGGAGGGGCCCATGACGGCGGTGAACCGGCCGCGGGCGAACTCGACGGACACCGCGTTCAGCGCGGTGACCTGGGTCTCCCCCTTCCCGTACACCTTGGTGAGGCCGGTGGCGCGGGCGGCCGGTTCGTTGACCTGAGCGCCGGGGGAAGGAAACTGCTGCGACATGTGTACTCCGCCTGGGGTGCGACAGTCCGCGGCCAGGGCGCCGCGGACCGGGGGAACCCCTCCATCCTCACCGGCCTGACCTGCACAAACGTCGTTCCGCAGGACGGAGTTGAGCTCTGCCGAAAGCGGGGGTCGGGCGGGCCGTCCCTGCCTTCGGGCCCAGGCCGGGCCGGCGGGGCTCTGCCTTTGGGGAGAGGTGCGGGCAGCCCGGAGGCCCTTCGGCGGGACGCCCGAACTCGACGGCCGTCAGGAGGTCAGGCCCGTCCGATGGGCCAGCAGGGCCGCCTGCACCCGGCTCGCCGAACCGGTCTTCTCCAGGATCGCGCCGACGTGCGTCTTGACCGTGCCGACCCCGATGCCCAGGCGCCCGGCGATCTCCTGGTTCGACAGTCCCTCGCCCAGCATCGCGAGGACCTCCCGCTCCCGGGCGGTCAGTCGGGCGATCCGGTCGTCCGCGCGTGCCGCTTCGGCGGCTTCCGGATCGCCGCCGCGCAGCATCCGGGCGATCACCGCCCCGGTGACGCCCGGGGAGAGCACGGCGTCGCCGGCGGCGGCCGCCCGGATCGCACTGATCAGCTCCTGCGGACCCTCGTCCTTCAGGAGGAAGCCGGTGGCACCCTCCCGCAGGGCCCGGATGACGTTGGCCTCGTCGCCGAAGGTCGTCAGCATCACCACGCGCGGCGCGGGATCGAGGGCAAGCAGCGGCGCGATCGCAGCCAGGCCGTCGCACACCGGCATCCGGACGTCCACCAGCGCCACGTCGGGGCGGTGGACGGCGGCCAGCTCGACGGCCTGCCGCCCGTCCTGGGCCTCGGCGACGACGTCGATGCCGTCGGCGTGCCGCAGGATCAGCCGGACGCCGTGCCGGATCATCGTCTCGTCGTCGGCGAGCAGGACACGGATGGGCCGGGTGGGCTCGGTCACGGGGTCTCCCAGGGCACGGCGTCCCGGACCGACGGGACGGCGAAGCGGTCGATGGCGATGAGACGCTGCGAGGCGTCGAAGCAGTAGCGGGCGACGACCAGGCTGCCGGGGCGGCTCTCGGTGGCGCCGTTGAAGGGGTAGATGCAGCCGGCCGTACCGGCGGGGCGCGGCGGCTCGTGGCCGGTGGCCGCGGCCCGGACCGCCGCGTTGTCCAGTACGCCCGTCCCCGCCACCTCCTGATAGGTCATGCCGACGTGGGGCAGCGGGGGCGGCCCGTGGTGCCGGGGTCGGGTGGCGTACACGAAGAGCACCGCGATGACCATCAGCACACACAGCCCCGCCAGCCCGAAGGCGAGGGTCAGTCCCTCGGTGATCCGGCGGGCGGGCGGAACGGGCTCCCCGCCGGTGGCCCGGTGGGCGGCGCCGGACGGGTCGTCCACCGGGCCACCGGGGCCGGGGACGTCCGGCCCGCCCGCGGGCCGCTCGGGGGCCAGGGTGTCATCGGGGTCGGCGGGCACGGTCGCGTCCACCTGGAACCCGCCGGACGGCAGCGCGGCGGCGTCGAACGTGCCCCCGAGCAGTTCCACCCGCTCCCGGAGGCCGGTCAGGCCGCGCCCGGTGCCCAGGTCACCGGCGGCGGCCGGCGGACCCGGCGGTGCACCGTTGCGGACGGTGACCCGCACCGTCTCGTCGTCGTGCACGACCGTCACGGTGACGTGTGCCGCGGTCGCGTACCGGTGCACGTTGGTCAGGGCCTCCCGTACCACCCGGTGCACCGCCCGGCGTACCCGCGCCGGGCGGGCGTCGAGATCCGGCCCCGTCCAGTCCAGCCGTACCGCGATCCCCCCGTCGCGGGACTCCGCCAGCAGCGCCTCGACGTCGGCGCGGGTGCCGGTCGCATCGGTGAGCGCGTCGGGCCCGGTGTCCCGGCCCAGCGGCCCGAGCACCCCGAGCGCCTGCCGCAGCTCGCGCATCGCGTCCCCGGTGGTCCGCCGCACCAGGACGGCCTCCTCGCGCAGTTCGGGTGCCGCCCGGTCCAGGGCCAGCTCCAGACCGCCGGCGTGCAGCGAGATCAGGCTGAGCCGGTGCCCCACCAGGTCGTGCATCTCGGCTGCGATGCGGGACCGCTCGTGGATGCGCGCCTCGCTGTCGGCGAGCCGGTGGGCGCGCTCCGCCGCGTCGCCGCGCTCGCGCAGTGCCCGCAACAGGCGCCCCTGCTGCCCGTTGGCCGTGCCGGCCAGGCCGGGGACGACCACGGCGGTCGGCGCCAGGACCAGGCCGAGCGCCACCCCGTACGCCACGGATCCGGGGCCCAGCCACGGCGCGGTCGCCGCCGCGGACACCACGACGAGGGCACCCGCCGTGGCGAGCAGTCTGGTGCGCCACCGTGCGCGGACGGTCCGGCGCGCCACCGTGTACGCGGTCGCCGCGGTGATCGGCCCGACACCGGGCGACAGGCCGGCCAACACGGCGAGCGCCAGCAGCACGGCCGCGGGGTACCGGCGGCGCAGCGGGAAGAGCCCGGCACCGGCGGCGAGCGCCAGCAGCTGGAGCCCCGGGTGGGGCAACGGCTCAGGGCGTCCGACCGTCACATAGACGCCCAGGCCCGCGAGGGTCACGCCGGCGGTCTCCGCCACCGTGCGCGCAAAGCGGGACGAGAACATTCCGGCCGACGGGCGACGACCGGCGAGACGGCGGAAGGGGCTGGTGCGTGACACGCTGACCAGTATCGACGCCCGGACCCGGGCCCGGTGTGAACCTCGCGGGGGATCCGCGGCTCTACCGAAAGGCAGAGACGCGGAACCTCGTCGCGGGAATCCGTCGGCGCTCGCCCCGCCCATGGCGGCGACAACGGAGTGGAGGCGGGCGCTCCGCCCCGCCGGAGGGGATCCGGCGGGGCGAAGTGCGCTGCCGAGGGCCGGTGCGACCCCGGGCGGCGGCGGACGGCATCTCGGGCGATCGTGCGGTTCAGTGACCCAATGCCCTCAACACCGCGTCGGCCATGGCCCGTTCGCCCCTGGCATTGGGGTGCAGCGGTGCGGCGGGGGAGGTCGGCAGCAGCCCCTCGATCCAGCGGGACGCGGAGCAGCTGTCGTGGCCCTTGGTCGGACCGAGGGTGTCGACGTACG is a genomic window containing:
- a CDS encoding ABC transporter permease, producing the protein MLRTTLRNVLAHKARLVMTALAVCLGVAFVSGTLVFADSSAAAYRAAASKNFADVAVTVTPKDPAPGSAASGHADALDDALARKLAAVPGAAAVRPSVDGSATLNAADGTPLRAGKSWANLAGAYVPGKDGRDSRYPLVEGHAPRNADELAVDSGTAEAGHFTLGDPITLATDGPVMTKRLVGIVTTQDTRVTAGGTLALFDKATAQRLFASPGHYTGIDLSAAPGTDQFQLAERVGTVLPPDRAEATSGAAQATQQATYVDTVTRGYAKLPLIFAGVALFIGSFLIVNTFTMLVTRRTREIALLRAIGASRRQVVRSVLAEAALLGLVASAAGFLLGLGIAAILPDVLSTAQDTLPDGPLVIGPRPVLAALGVGVGVTVLAAWLPSRRAAAIAPVEAMRATEQPPSPARSRIRGAVGLALLVLGGGLLISLTGAKDASVENLQSALLGCGILAVAMIVLAPLLAGPVIRLTGRLTGRLGVTGRLARENALRDPRRTAATASALMISTALVAGLAVIGNSTGQALDRQAADGLAADYVISTRTPTTSIDPNAAHRVAGTTGVRTAAAVADSTLFIGGDVRQISGIDPTTADTVLKLHFLSGSAKDLGPGRIALSEAIAREHGLHTGDHIQGHMGRNQQPTQYTVVGVYQDNPVAHDALGARTEVQKNSFTPGSVQRILIRTDDGTATRALEDRLRTAVGNNPLLTVQDRAALVHEAAGTVGNLLTLTYGLLALGLVITALGIVNTLAMSVAERTREIGVLRAIGMDRAGIQRMIQLESLTIAAFGTLLGLLGGVFGAWAVGALANGAVAQYTLALPWGTLLLVCLLSLAIGVAAAVVPARRAAALSPLEAVATT
- a CDS encoding sensor histidine kinase, which encodes MSRTSPFRRLAGRRPSAGMFSSRFARTVAETAGVTLAGLGVYVTVGRPEPLPHPGLQLLALAAGAGLFPLRRRYPAAVLLALAVLAGLSPGVGPITAATAYTVARRTVRARWRTRLLATAGALVVVSAAATAPWLGPGSVAYGVALGLVLAPTAVVVPGLAGTANGQQGRLLRALRERGDAAERAHRLADSEARIHERSRIAAEMHDLVGHRLSLISLHAGGLELALDRAAPELREEAVLVRRTTGDAMRELRQALGVLGPLGRDTGPDALTDATGTRADVEALLAESRDGGIAVRLDWTGPDLDARPARVRRAVHRVVREALTNVHRYATAAHVTVTVVHDDETVRVTVRNGAPPGPPAAAGDLGTGRGLTGLRERVELLGGTFDAAALPSGGFQVDATVPADPDDTLAPERPAGGPDVPGPGGPVDDPSGAAHRATGGEPVPPARRITEGLTLAFGLAGLCVLMVIAVLFVYATRPRHHGPPPLPHVGMTYQEVAGTGVLDNAAVRAAATGHEPPRPAGTAGCIYPFNGATESRPGSLVVARYCFDASQRLIAIDRFAVPSVRDAVPWETP
- a CDS encoding response regulator — its product is MTEPTRPIRVLLADDETMIRHGVRLILRHADGIDVVAEAQDGRQAVELAAVHRPDVALVDVRMPVCDGLAAIAPLLALDPAPRVVMLTTFGDEANVIRALREGATGFLLKDEGPQELISAIRAAAAGDAVLSPGVTGAVIARMLRGGDPEAAEAARADDRIARLTAREREVLAMLGEGLSNQEIAGRLGIGVGTVKTHVGAILEKTGSASRVQAALLAHRTGLTS
- a CDS encoding ABC transporter ATP-binding protein, with protein sequence MSQQFPSPGAQVNEPAARATGLTKVYGKGETQVTALNAVSVEFARGRFTAVMGPSGSGKSTLMHCLAGLDKVTSGSARIGDTELASLTERQLTALRRDKVGFVFQGFNLLPTLTALENITLPLRIAGRQPDPAWLETVIATVGLADRLGHRPAELSGGQQQRVAVARALVSRPEIVFADEPTGNLDSRSGAELLGFLRDSVRELGQTVVMVTHDPVAAAHADRVAFLADGRVVDELPAPTSGAVLDRMLQFEVQDSRPR